Proteins from one Anopheles nili chromosome 2, idAnoNiliSN_F5_01, whole genome shotgun sequence genomic window:
- the LOC128725107 gene encoding oviduct-specific glycoprotein-like produces MAFLAFSGIDCANPKQTALFLTVKSSNFCLTKVDNIKCGYLIVTDILISPDGVPLPFFNGNTVTKRNSGLKIIASFGGTVVPSELFAFLSCDDQRRATFVDNLVEFTLAHEFHGIDLAWLYPAPQERDQYVRLMKDMRNACDRNGLILTVTVPSRPSVIEVNYPVEKLDKYADYVILSTTEFRKLRKTSFIAPLYSCNPGSSNSIDYHVDRWKMAGLSCDKIVIVIQTMTLTYKLYIQNEYRVGTPALQLKIRPYYKICRKLYSGSLEIWNSNVKSPYAFRDLSWYSYENEKSIKEKVCFVVQQGLGGLAVFYYDEDDPINICGDGQYPLTAIVMAALESQYLPPSVITDSHIYHYESHPMPLSQYDSRNYNSAINSNKPMVVYVEGEAIHPPVQELSNVNDDFYLPTNIARQMPAPMDSTTNETKSSVQLNENYPVNSFASVEQWNESIESMSDEQFEDLFFPHYTEPQVDIRKCVETPSMQTSDLEYVLNINTTPQPNPLTAELYSENVPERSSKTCELFSEQSNIHPFMDTSSSCCKACTAAEMCTNCATMTSGNEHHAHYPCKPTGIRIFATAHAPTTTTTTTTTTPSTMQFYTMAPALFNPPPFFHACKPCVKVAATGSADGFKATTPYPLTTPPSSAQAQLYSEHSYALPASGIQIQGTAVGTQPVLSFAPFKVNICPQDGILQDPLDRRSYYLCKRGLPMCDENKFSCAHGYIFHETSKKCIPE; encoded by the exons ATGGCGTTCCTAGCGTTCAGTGGTATAGATTGCGCTAATCCTAAGCAAACGGCTCTGTTTCTTACTGTGAAAAGCTCAAATTTTTGCTTGACTAAAGTCGATAATATAAAGTGTGGATATTTGATCGTAACTGACATCCTGATAAGTCCTGATGGTGTTCCGCTTCCGTTTTTCAATGGTAACA CTGTCACTAAGAGGAACTCCGGGTTGAAAATAATAGCATCTTTCGGAGGAACCGTCGTACCATCGgagctttttgctttcttatCATGCGATGATCAACGTCGAGCGACATTTGTTGACAACTTGGTGGAGTTTACTTTAGCTCACGAATTCCATGGAATCGATCTAGCATGGCTTTACCCAGCGCCACAGGAGAGG GATCAATATGTCCGTCTTATGAAGGATATGAGGAATGCTTGCGATCGTaatggtttgattttaacTGTAACAGTACCTAGCCGACCATCAGTAATTGAAGTGAATTATCCGGTGGAAAAATTGGACAAATATGCGGATTATGTTATTTTGAGCACAACTGAGTTTCGCAAGCTACGCAAAACATCTTTCATTGCTCCGTTATACTCGTGTAATCCCGGATCGTCCAACAGTATC GATTATCACGTGGATCGTTGGAAAATGGCTGGGTTGAGTTGTGATAAAATTGTCATCGTTATCCAAACAATGACACTCACATATAAATTGTACATACAGAACGAATATCGTGTAGGAACTCCAGCGTTGCAGTTGAAAATTCGTCCGTATTACAAGATTTGTCGGAAACTATACAGCGGTTCATTGGAGATTTGGAACAGTAACGTAAAAAGCCCTTATGCATTCCGTGATCTTTCATGGTACTCGTACGAGAACGAAAAATCTATCAAAGAGAAAGTGTGTTTCGTCGTTCAGCAAGGGCTTGGGGGATTAGCTGTGTTCTACTACGATGAAGATGACCCCATTAATATTTGTGGTGATGGACAGTATCCTCTGACAGCTATCGTGATGGCAGCCCTTGAATCACAATACCTTCCACCGTCAGTCATAACGGACTCTCACATTTATCACTATGAGTCACACCCCATGCCATTATCGCAATATGATTCCCGAAACTACAATTCTGCTATAAACAGCAACAAGCCAATGGTCGTTTACGTCGAAGGTGAAGCGATCCATCCCCCTGTACAAGAATTATCGAACGTAAATGATGATTTTTATCTTCCGACAAACATCGCTCGACAAATGCCTGCACCAATGGATTCGACTActaacgaaacaaaatcctCCGTacagttgaatgaaaattatccGGTCAATTCATTTGCTTCAGTAGAACAATGGAATGAATCCATAGAATCAATGTCGGATGAACAATTTGAGGATCTTTTCTTCCCTCATTATACAGAACCGCAAGTCGATATAAGAAAATGTGTTGAAACACCGTCCATGCAAACCAGCGATTTGGAGTACGTGCTGAATATAAACACAACACCGCAACCAAATCCTTTAACAGCGGAACTTTATTCTGAAAATGTACCGGAAAGGTCCTCAAAAACCTGCGAATTGTTCTCAGAACAATCTAATATTCATCCATTTATGGATACATCAAGCTCATGCTGTAAAGCTTGCACAGCTGCAGAAATGTGCACAAATTGTGCAACAATGACATCTGGTAACGAACACCACGCACATTATCCTTGTAAACCAACTGGTATCAGAATTTTTGCCACTGCGCACGCACCGACAACGACTACTACAACAACAACTACCACACCATCAACGATGCAATTCTACACAATGGCTCCAGCATTGTTCAATCCTCCTCCATTCTTTCATGCCTGTAAACCGTGTGTGAAAGTAGCAGCAACCGGTAGCGCGGATGGATTTAAAGCAACCACTCCCTATCCCTTGACAACACCACCATCCAGTGCGCAAGCCCAATTGTACTCGGAACACTCGTACGCATTGCCTGCTTCTGGTATTCAAATTCAAGGAACAGCCGTTGGTACTCAACCAGTGCTGTCATTTGCACCGTTTAAAGTGAACATTTGCCCACAGGATGGAATTCTTCAAGATCCTCTCGATAGACGATCATATTATCTGTGCAAACGTGGCCT CCCGATGTGTGACGAAAACAAGTTCAGCTGCGCTCATGGCTACATCTTTCACGAGACCAGCAAAAAATGTATTCCTGAATGA